From one Ochrobactrum vermis genomic stretch:
- a CDS encoding UbiD family decarboxylase, with protein MNELHSITKTGTQDFQSFANVYRQLYPDDVVHIRDPLHDGRDVTALVAALAEKGKTPMLICDQVPGSEVPLVTNVFASRERIARIFGTSVSELHGEYQKRANTPIEPEYVADGPVMEQVDESKDVDLDKLPMIRHFESDRGPYITNAIIVASDPETGIANLSYHRSMRHSQSALATSLHSRGHLWRMYQTAREVGRPLPVAMVIGAHPLFMLAASARLPFGADERAVAGGLMREPLRLVRTPRYAIGVPAAAEYVLEGHLDPHAHVEEGPFGEFSGYSSDRSTNTLFHITAVMRRKAPWLVDVVGGATDEHLNLARLPREAEMFEKLKARFPSVTRLHYPTSGTHFHCYVALKQSRPGEARQVMLGLLGWDPYLKTVIAVDDDIDVTQDSQVLWALATHFQPHRDLFRIDGLPGSPLDPSSSADGTTSRLALDATRSPDFHGIRAVIGDDALGRARDLVGSLAGVKLTGAVT; from the coding sequence ATGAACGAGCTGCATTCAATCACCAAGACGGGAACACAGGATTTTCAGAGTTTCGCGAACGTCTACCGGCAACTTTATCCCGATGACGTTGTTCATATCCGCGACCCCCTGCACGATGGTCGCGATGTCACCGCTTTGGTGGCCGCGCTGGCTGAAAAAGGCAAAACGCCCATGCTGATCTGCGATCAGGTTCCGGGCAGCGAGGTACCGCTGGTCACGAATGTGTTCGCGTCGCGCGAACGGATCGCCCGTATTTTCGGAACAAGTGTCTCCGAGCTTCATGGGGAGTATCAGAAACGAGCCAATACTCCGATCGAGCCTGAATATGTTGCTGACGGCCCGGTAATGGAACAGGTTGATGAGAGCAAGGACGTGGATCTCGACAAACTGCCGATGATTCGGCATTTCGAGAGTGATCGCGGACCCTACATCACAAATGCGATCATTGTTGCGAGTGATCCGGAAACCGGCATCGCCAATCTCAGCTATCACAGATCGATGCGGCACTCCCAGTCGGCGCTGGCAACGAGCCTGCATTCACGCGGTCATTTATGGCGCATGTATCAGACGGCGCGTGAAGTCGGTCGCCCGCTACCGGTCGCGATGGTGATCGGAGCGCATCCGCTTTTCATGCTGGCCGCTTCGGCAAGGTTGCCGTTCGGCGCCGATGAGCGCGCTGTTGCTGGCGGGCTGATGCGCGAGCCGTTGCGTCTTGTCAGGACGCCCCGCTACGCTATCGGCGTTCCGGCGGCAGCGGAATATGTACTGGAGGGGCACCTTGACCCTCATGCACATGTCGAGGAGGGCCCGTTCGGCGAGTTTTCCGGTTATTCCTCGGATCGTTCGACCAATACGCTGTTTCACATAACGGCGGTCATGCGTCGTAAGGCGCCCTGGCTGGTCGATGTGGTGGGCGGTGCGACGGATGAGCATCTCAACCTTGCACGCTTGCCGCGCGAAGCCGAAATGTTCGAAAAACTGAAGGCACGGTTCCCATCGGTGACGCGGTTGCATTACCCCACCTCCGGCACACACTTTCATTGCTATGTGGCGCTCAAGCAAAGCCGACCCGGCGAGGCGCGCCAGGTCATGCTCGGTCTTCTCGGCTGGGACCCTTACTTGAAGACCGTAATAGCGGTTGATGACGATATAGACGTCACGCAAGACAGTCAGGTGCTGTGGGCACTAGCCACGCATTTCCAGCCGCATCGTGATCTCTTCAGGATTGATGGTCTGCCGGGCAGCCCGCTCGACCCTTCCTCAAGCGCCGACGGCACGACGTCACGGCTCGCTCTCGACGCAACCCGCAGCCCCGATTTCCACGGTATTCGTGCGGTCATAGGCGACGATGCGCTGGGACGTGCGCGCGATCTGGTGGGCAGTCTGGCCGGGGTAAAACTGACGGGAGCGGTGACATGA
- a CDS encoding UbiX family flavin prenyltransferase, which translates to MNAISPRPDECRPRMVVGISGASGFVYGFRLLEILQRLQIETHVVVSRSALLTMTHETDYKLADIRDLANYLYKSDDMAASISSGSFRTMGMVVAPCSMKTLAEIAHGLSGSLISRAGDVTLKERRKLVLLVRETPLTQTHIANMLTVTQMGAIVTPPVPAFYARPASIAEMVDHTVGRVLDLFDLETGGVRRWLKTP; encoded by the coding sequence ATGAACGCTATTTCCCCAAGACCAGACGAATGCCGCCCGCGCATGGTCGTCGGTATCAGCGGCGCATCGGGCTTCGTCTATGGCTTTCGCCTTCTCGAAATTCTGCAGCGACTCCAGATTGAAACGCACGTTGTCGTCAGCCGGTCGGCGCTTCTGACCATGACCCACGAGACAGACTATAAGCTCGCCGATATCCGCGATCTGGCAAACTATCTCTACAAGTCCGACGATATGGCCGCCAGCATTTCGAGTGGATCCTTCAGAACCATGGGCATGGTCGTAGCGCCATGCTCGATGAAAACGCTGGCGGAAATAGCCCACGGCCTGTCGGGAAGCCTGATCAGCCGGGCGGGCGACGTCACGTTGAAGGAACGGCGCAAACTAGTGCTTTTGGTCCGCGAAACGCCTTTGACGCAAACCCATATCGCTAACATGCTGACCGTCACCCAGATGGGCGCAATCGTGACGCCGCCTGTTCCGGCATTTTACGCCAGGCCCGCGAGCATCGCGGAGATGGTCGATCACACGGTGGGCCGGGTTCTCGATCTTTTCGATCTTGAGACGGGTGGCGTGCGGCGGTGGCTCAAGACGCCCTGA
- a CDS encoding CobW family GTP-binding protein: MLKTVKDKIPVTVLTGFLGSGKTTLLNYILKENHGMKIAVIENEFGEIGIDGDLVVGSTEEIFEMTNGCVCCVAEARDDLLRVIRQLLARPERLDHIIIETSGLADPYPVAQTFFLDDPIRNETNLDGVITLVDVKHIRQHLDDIHLDGIDNQAVDQIVCADRIVLNKVDLAQDADIADVTKRIRHLNETADIVLSSYAQIDLTKILGLAAFDRNRKMAAEIDFDWHTHNHHHHDDDHNQKHEDHGHDHTWLGDASHTHDVSVTSVGIELPGNMDPQKISRWVQELKRQNNENLFRMKGIFSVQDDDYCYVLHGVHNEIEFRPNHPWAGDQRSNKMIFIGRNLDRASLQARIEACRAS; the protein is encoded by the coding sequence ATGTTGAAGACAGTCAAGGACAAGATTCCGGTCACCGTGCTTACCGGTTTTCTCGGTTCCGGCAAGACGACGCTGCTGAACTACATCCTTAAGGAAAATCACGGCATGAAAATTGCCGTGATCGAGAATGAATTCGGGGAAATCGGTATTGATGGCGATTTGGTCGTGGGCAGTACGGAAGAAATCTTCGAAATGACCAATGGTTGCGTATGCTGTGTGGCCGAGGCGCGTGATGATCTTTTGCGGGTTATACGCCAGCTGCTGGCCAGACCGGAACGTCTCGACCATATCATTATCGAGACGAGCGGACTTGCCGATCCCTATCCGGTTGCACAGACATTCTTTCTTGACGATCCGATCCGCAACGAAACCAATCTTGATGGCGTCATAACGCTGGTCGACGTCAAGCATATCCGCCAGCATCTGGACGATATTCATCTCGATGGTATCGACAATCAGGCGGTCGATCAGATCGTCTGTGCAGACCGTATCGTGCTCAATAAGGTAGATCTGGCGCAGGACGCTGATATCGCTGATGTGACCAAGCGCATCCGCCACCTGAACGAAACTGCGGATATCGTGTTGTCGAGCTATGCGCAGATCGATCTGACCAAAATCCTTGGGCTGGCGGCCTTCGACCGCAATCGCAAAATGGCAGCCGAGATCGATTTCGACTGGCATACACACAATCATCATCACCACGATGATGACCACAATCAGAAGCATGAGGATCACGGTCACGACCATACATGGCTCGGTGATGCCAGCCATACGCATGACGTGTCGGTCACGTCGGTCGGCATCGAGCTTCCGGGCAATATGGACCCGCAGAAAATTTCGCGCTGGGTGCAGGAACTCAAGCGACAGAACAACGAGAATCTGTTCCGAATGAAAGGCATCTTTTCCGTGCAGGACGATGACTATTGCTACGTCCTGCACGGCGTTCACAATGAGATCGAGTTCCGCCCCAATCATCCATGGGCCGGAGACCAGCGCTCGAACAAGATGATCTTCATCGGGCGCAATCTCGACCGGGCTTCGCTGCAGGCCCGTATAGAAGCGTGCCGGGCGTCATAA
- a CDS encoding nucleobase:cation symporter-2 family protein, with translation MTSAIHPVDEILPAKKTLTLALQHVAVSYVGSVAVPLIIANALGFSSEETIILISVTFFCSGIATLLQTIGFWRFGVRLPIMNGVAFSSVSAIIAIGSMPGVGIAGICGAVIAGGIFIMLIAPITGHLRRFFPPVVTGCIVTAIGVQLLPEAYQWAGGGRGQSDFGDPAFLGVALLVLIVILAFNRLGSPLLKNLAVLFGMGAGALVAFLLGMGNLSPVETAPWVTVPTPFHFGLPTFAVLPFMTIVIVMIVQTVESMGLFISIGEIVDKDVTPEQVADGVRANGLASAVAGVFAGFPFIAHMENVGLIILSGVRSRWVVALCGFMLCVIAFFPKFGAVLAAVPAPALGGAAVAMFGIVAAAGIQSLSKVDYANNQYNILIVALTLAIAFIPIMSPNLFQQLPDWTQSILHSSVVVACVVSVTLNLVLNGLGDRNETHDGHLAVAKSQTDGG, from the coding sequence ATGACATCTGCAATACATCCAGTCGATGAAATACTACCAGCCAAGAAAACACTCACTCTGGCGCTGCAGCACGTTGCTGTGTCCTATGTGGGATCGGTTGCGGTACCGTTGATTATCGCCAATGCGCTCGGCTTCAGCTCCGAGGAAACCATCATACTGATCAGTGTTACCTTCTTTTGTTCAGGTATCGCGACGCTGTTGCAAACCATCGGGTTTTGGCGTTTCGGCGTGCGTCTCCCGATCATGAACGGTGTCGCCTTTTCAAGTGTTTCGGCCATCATCGCTATCGGTTCCATGCCGGGAGTCGGTATAGCGGGTATTTGCGGAGCAGTGATCGCAGGCGGCATCTTCATCATGCTAATCGCACCGATCACCGGCCATCTGCGACGCTTCTTTCCGCCGGTCGTAACGGGCTGCATTGTCACCGCCATCGGCGTGCAGCTTCTGCCGGAAGCCTATCAATGGGCAGGTGGCGGACGTGGCCAGTCCGATTTCGGCGATCCGGCCTTTCTGGGCGTGGCGCTGCTGGTCCTGATCGTCATTCTAGCATTCAATAGGCTTGGATCGCCGCTACTGAAAAATCTAGCCGTGCTTTTCGGCATGGGGGCAGGGGCTCTCGTCGCCTTTCTCCTGGGGATGGGCAATCTCAGTCCGGTCGAAACCGCTCCTTGGGTCACCGTGCCAACACCGTTCCATTTCGGTCTGCCGACGTTCGCTGTCCTGCCTTTTATGACGATAGTGATCGTCATGATTGTCCAGACGGTCGAATCCATGGGGCTGTTCATTTCAATCGGCGAGATCGTTGACAAGGATGTGACGCCTGAACAGGTTGCCGATGGGGTGCGCGCCAACGGTCTTGCCAGCGCGGTTGCCGGTGTATTTGCAGGGTTTCCCTTCATTGCTCATATGGAAAATGTCGGGCTCATCATTTTGAGCGGCGTGCGCAGCCGCTGGGTCGTCGCCCTGTGCGGCTTTATGCTGTGCGTTATCGCCTTCTTTCCAAAGTTCGGTGCAGTCCTCGCGGCGGTGCCGGCACCGGCACTCGGCGGCGCAGCGGTGGCGATGTTCGGCATTGTCGCGGCGGCAGGCATCCAGTCATTGTCCAAGGTCGATTATGCGAATAATCAGTACAACATTCTGATTGTCGCACTGACGCTAGCCATCGCTTTCATTCCGATCATGTCACCCAATCTGTTCCAGCAACTACCGGACTGGACGCAGTCTATCTTGCATTCGAGTGTCGTGGTCGCTTGCGTGGTTTCAGTGACGCTCAATCTTGTCCTCAACGGATTGGGAGACCGCAATGAGACACATGATGGTCATCTGGCCGTGGCGAAATCCCAGACAGACGGCGGCTGA
- a CDS encoding amidohydrolase family protein, with the protein MDNVFQQSAAPRRRLVRGGMVAVGARDVRQADMLISEKGVIMDIASDIELEDDMQLIDAEGCIVSPGLVDMHQHLDKTGVLRFAPNPSGTLQGARDAFAKYARQAPPDDIFKRASRTIERCLSRGTTAIRSHVNVDKDAGFNGIEALAKLRSDWADRVKLQLVAFMIPHPGQDLDWLEANIDRAVALADAVGGTPAVAEDPERYLDILFAAAARHGRPIDLHLDEHLNPQRPLFNAVFERVRRYGLEARTVLSHASVLSAMERPDFEAILEQIIALKLGVVTLPAANLYLQARDCDKLPPRGLTRVAEIVRAGVPIATASDNIEDPFVPTGSGDMLEIARWTLLAGHLKGDELATAYSMITAIPAKLMGLKEYGLHRGARADFLLAKAESIDGFVAGGTPNLRVFSNGTLVSETQIATVSAAKTQSVVRETA; encoded by the coding sequence ATGGACAATGTGTTCCAGCAATCCGCCGCGCCGCGCCGTCGTCTTGTTCGGGGAGGTATGGTCGCAGTCGGCGCCAGGGATGTCCGGCAGGCCGATATGCTGATTTCCGAAAAGGGCGTCATCATGGATATTGCGTCCGATATCGAGCTTGAGGACGACATGCAGCTCATCGATGCGGAAGGCTGTATTGTTTCGCCGGGTCTGGTGGATATGCACCAGCACCTCGACAAGACAGGCGTGCTGCGTTTCGCGCCCAACCCATCGGGCACTTTGCAGGGCGCGCGCGACGCTTTCGCAAAATATGCACGGCAGGCACCGCCCGACGATATTTTCAAGCGGGCATCCAGAACCATCGAGCGCTGTCTCAGCCGCGGCACCACCGCTATCCGCAGCCATGTGAATGTGGACAAGGATGCGGGCTTCAACGGCATAGAGGCGCTGGCGAAACTACGATCGGACTGGGCCGACCGGGTGAAGCTGCAGCTCGTGGCTTTCATGATCCCTCATCCGGGGCAAGATTTGGACTGGCTGGAAGCCAACATTGATCGCGCGGTCGCGCTGGCCGACGCAGTGGGTGGCACACCTGCGGTGGCGGAAGACCCGGAGCGTTATCTCGATATCCTGTTTGCCGCTGCGGCACGCCATGGCCGTCCCATCGATCTGCATCTCGATGAACATCTCAACCCGCAACGCCCGCTTTTCAATGCTGTTTTCGAGCGGGTTCGTCGCTATGGTCTGGAGGCGCGCACCGTGCTTAGCCATGCTTCGGTTCTCAGTGCGATGGAACGCCCGGATTTTGAAGCGATCCTTGAGCAGATCATCGCGTTGAAGCTCGGTGTTGTCACGCTGCCTGCGGCCAATCTTTATCTGCAGGCGCGTGATTGCGACAAGCTGCCGCCGCGTGGGTTGACACGGGTGGCGGAGATCGTACGGGCCGGTGTGCCTATTGCCACTGCTTCTGACAATATCGAAGACCCTTTCGTTCCGACCGGTTCCGGTGACATGCTGGAAATTGCACGCTGGACTCTGCTCGCGGGTCATCTCAAGGGCGACGAACTTGCTACCGCCTACTCCATGATTACCGCAATCCCTGCAAAACTCATGGGGCTTAAGGAATATGGCTTGCATCGCGGAGCGCGGGCTGATTTTCTGCTGGCCAAAGCCGAAAGCATCGACGGCTTCGTGGCCGGCGGAACACCGAATTTGCGGGTTTTCTCCAATGGAACGCTTGTATCGGAGACGCAAATCGCCACGGTGAGCGCGGCGAAGACGCAATCCGTCGTGCGTGAAACGGCCTGA
- a CDS encoding nucleoside recognition protein has product MAGGLAKRLTVFGMVILREAISVYWTLIKIMLPVMVLTQLAIEMGLIKAISPAFAPVMQFVGLPPEAGFVWAMNLLVGVWSGAVVMFAVLPVDTLTTAQVTILGSLFLFAHAIPIEQRIVQKAGPRLIVSTLIRLGGGLVFAWGINLISSRTGWLMEPAAPSWVPGHYDASWSSFVADTASTLVWIFVVLLGLVAVLRTMDALDVTRFLNLLLSPLLRLLGIAKDAAPLTVVGLVLGLSYGGGLIIREAQRGHIQPRDVFLASSFMGLCHSLIEDTLIVVALGADIYVVLFGRLIFSVLLIAIFARFLRGTGDVFFFRFLYRDTQHGKSRSQYRPVTEQPLDL; this is encoded by the coding sequence ATGGCCGGGGGATTGGCAAAGCGACTGACAGTATTTGGGATGGTTATCCTGCGCGAAGCGATCAGCGTCTATTGGACGCTGATCAAGATCATGCTGCCGGTAATGGTCCTGACACAACTGGCAATCGAGATGGGTTTGATCAAGGCCATCTCGCCCGCCTTCGCTCCGGTCATGCAGTTCGTTGGACTGCCCCCGGAAGCGGGTTTCGTCTGGGCGATGAACCTGCTCGTTGGCGTATGGAGCGGGGCGGTGGTGATGTTCGCCGTCTTGCCGGTCGACACGCTGACCACAGCGCAGGTGACGATCCTCGGTTCGCTCTTCCTCTTCGCCCACGCTATTCCCATTGAACAGCGTATCGTGCAAAAAGCGGGGCCACGCTTGATCGTTTCTACCCTGATCCGGCTTGGCGGCGGGCTTGTCTTCGCATGGGGGATCAATCTGATTTCCAGCCGTACGGGCTGGCTGATGGAGCCGGCTGCACCGAGCTGGGTGCCAGGCCACTACGATGCAAGTTGGAGCAGTTTCGTCGCCGACACTGCTTCCACGCTGGTCTGGATATTCGTTGTTCTGCTTGGTCTGGTGGCCGTGCTACGGACAATGGATGCGCTTGATGTGACGCGTTTCCTCAACCTGCTTCTTTCGCCCCTGTTGCGCCTGCTCGGCATCGCAAAGGATGCCGCTCCATTGACAGTTGTCGGACTGGTGTTGGGTCTGTCCTATGGCGGGGGCCTCATCATTCGCGAAGCGCAACGAGGGCACATTCAGCCTCGGGATGTCTTTCTGGCGTCGAGTTTCATGGGCCTCTGCCACAGCCTGATCGAAGATACGCTGATCGTGGTGGCTCTTGGCGCGGATATCTATGTCGTGCTGTTTGGACGTCTGATTTTCTCCGTGCTCCTGATCGCGATATTTGCCAGATTTCTGCGTGGAACGGGCGATGTCTTCTTCTTCCGCTTCCTTTATCGGGACACGCAGCATGGCAAATCGCGATCGCAATACCGACCGGTGACAGAGCAGCCATTGGATTTATAA
- a CDS encoding sugar-binding transcriptional regulator encodes MNGKPTPNSSAVHADERMQMRVVWQYFMEGRTQGEIAQALSTNRLRINKIIAEARRSGLVTITLNSRLASCVELEQQLVADFSLHHASIVPTPDNADLVPVLVGQATADYLVTQLNTTEISGIGVGWGATLREMVRHIPMMKRPDVSVNSVLGGLTHGIEINTFDIASDLARQLNAQCAYLAAPIYAGSPQSRDAIVSQDVFEDAFEQIRKNDIIIVSIGDMTPRSLLVRYGLPSDVKLEELIAAGACGDIMAQFIDKNGLPINHSINQRAIAPSFDTLKNVPTVVFASGGLNKAEALAAALLSGTGNVLISDEETARLASRIALEKKRLR; translated from the coding sequence ATGAACGGGAAGCCGACGCCAAATTCTTCAGCCGTTCACGCTGACGAGCGAATGCAGATGCGTGTGGTCTGGCAGTACTTCATGGAAGGCCGCACTCAGGGAGAAATAGCCCAGGCACTTTCCACCAATCGATTGCGCATCAACAAGATCATTGCCGAAGCGCGCCGGTCGGGGCTGGTGACGATCACGTTGAACTCCCGACTGGCGTCATGCGTCGAACTTGAACAGCAGCTTGTGGCCGACTTTTCTTTGCATCACGCAAGCATCGTACCCACGCCCGACAACGCCGATCTCGTGCCGGTTCTGGTCGGGCAGGCAACGGCCGATTATCTTGTCACTCAATTGAACACCACCGAAATATCGGGAATCGGTGTTGGCTGGGGCGCTACATTGCGTGAGATGGTGCGCCATATTCCAATGATGAAGCGCCCTGACGTCTCCGTGAACTCAGTGCTGGGTGGATTAACGCACGGGATCGAAATTAATACATTCGACATTGCGAGCGATCTTGCACGCCAACTCAATGCCCAGTGCGCCTATCTCGCAGCACCGATCTATGCCGGCAGTCCTCAGTCGCGGGACGCGATCGTTAGCCAGGATGTTTTCGAGGATGCCTTCGAGCAGATTCGAAAAAACGATATTATCATCGTCAGTATCGGAGACATGACCCCGCGTTCCTTGTTGGTACGCTACGGATTGCCGAGCGATGTCAAGCTGGAGGAGTTGATCGCAGCAGGTGCTTGCGGCGATATCATGGCGCAGTTTATCGACAAGAACGGATTGCCGATCAATCATTCGATCAATCAGCGTGCTATAGCGCCTTCCTTCGACACTTTGAAAAACGTACCAACGGTAGTGTTTGCCTCAGGCGGCCTCAACAAGGCCGAGGCACTCGCCGCAGCTCTGCTGTCCGGGACCGGCAACGTACTTATTTCCGACGAGGAAACTGCACGGCTCGCCAGTCGGATCGCGCTCGAAAAAAAGCGTTTGCGTTGA
- a CDS encoding HAD family hydrolase, with protein sequence MNSMCLTNELENIALVIFDCDGVLIDSEPLASRTLAEMLQEAGISIDAREAHVRFTGNSEPAIRRICEEEFGLTDVDARFEAWHESLYREFGCSLRSMPGMDAVVASIDRPKCVASNSSPDRLQKSLGRLDLWEHFYPAVFSAQMVARPKPAADLVLLCAEKFQVKPEHCVMIDDSPHGIVAAVAAGAVAIGFVDPADPRPDRASLLKASGASFIANGAAELPAAIFAANNLLGEANRVT encoded by the coding sequence ATGAACAGCATGTGCTTGACGAACGAGCTCGAGAATATTGCGCTGGTCATTTTCGATTGCGACGGCGTACTGATCGATAGTGAACCCCTCGCCAGCCGGACGCTTGCCGAAATGCTGCAGGAAGCCGGAATATCGATTGACGCGCGGGAGGCACATGTCAGGTTCACGGGCAATTCGGAGCCGGCAATTCGCAGGATATGCGAGGAAGAGTTCGGTTTGACGGACGTTGATGCGCGTTTTGAAGCCTGGCACGAAAGCCTCTACCGGGAATTCGGCTGTTCGCTGAGGTCGATGCCGGGTATGGATGCGGTGGTTGCAAGTATCGACCGCCCCAAATGTGTGGCCTCTAACAGTTCTCCGGACCGTTTGCAGAAAAGCTTGGGAAGGCTCGATCTCTGGGAGCATTTTTATCCGGCTGTGTTCAGCGCTCAAATGGTGGCCAGGCCCAAGCCCGCTGCAGACCTTGTTCTGCTTTGCGCGGAGAAATTCCAGGTCAAGCCTGAGCATTGCGTGATGATAGATGACAGTCCGCATGGAATAGTCGCCGCTGTAGCGGCAGGAGCTGTGGCAATAGGATTTGTCGATCCGGCAGACCCTAGACCAGATCGCGCATCCCTTCTGAAGGCCAGTGGGGCATCGTTCATCGCCAATGGTGCAGCAGAATTGCCGGCCGCGATATTTGCCGCCAATAACTTGCTCGGTGAAGCGAACAGGGTGACTTGA
- a CDS encoding metallophosphoesterase family protein, whose translation MARVIQISDTHLGRQKAHFVGNWQPLRDWLVSQNPDLIIHSGDISVDGADVDDDFVFCHEIMADLPAPMLVVPGNHDVGEPKSVHQPTDNHRLERWIRQFGKDFWVKDEGNWRLIGFDSMILSSGLAAEEEQFRWLEQQMDNANGRHIAWFCHQPLFIDSWDDVDNGYWSVKREPRGRLQDLVKRFGVDLIASGHLHLSHDFVLDGVQFVWCPSAAFAVGPDMQPPLGGEKQLGAVRYEFSDAGFTFERIHLPDLTMMWIDDVVHEVYPPR comes from the coding sequence ATGGCCCGCGTCATACAGATTTCAGATACTCATCTTGGCCGCCAGAAGGCGCATTTCGTGGGCAACTGGCAACCCTTGCGAGACTGGCTTGTCAGTCAGAATCCGGATCTCATCATTCATTCCGGCGACATCAGCGTGGATGGTGCGGATGTCGATGATGATTTTGTGTTCTGTCACGAGATCATGGCGGATCTGCCCGCTCCGATGCTTGTCGTTCCGGGAAATCACGATGTTGGCGAACCGAAAAGCGTGCATCAGCCGACCGACAATCATCGTCTGGAACGCTGGATCCGCCAGTTTGGCAAGGATTTTTGGGTGAAAGACGAGGGAAACTGGCGTCTGATCGGCTTTGATTCCATGATCCTTAGTTCTGGTCTAGCAGCCGAAGAAGAGCAGTTTCGCTGGCTGGAACAACAGATGGATAATGCGAATGGCCGCCACATCGCATGGTTTTGTCATCAGCCGTTGTTCATAGATAGTTGGGATGACGTCGATAATGGTTATTGGTCGGTCAAGCGTGAACCACGTGGCCGACTGCAGGATCTGGTCAAGCGTTTCGGCGTTGATCTCATTGCCAGTGGCCATCTTCATCTTTCACACGATTTTGTTCTCGACGGGGTTCAGTTCGTCTGGTGTCCGTCGGCCGCGTTCGCAGTCGGTCCAGACATGCAGCCGCCGCTGGGCGGTGAAAAGCAGCTTGGCGCGGTGCGTTATGAATTCTCGGATGCGGGTTTCACATTCGAGCGCATCCATCTGCCGGATCTGACGATGATGTGGATCGACGACGTCGTGCATGAAGTTTACCCCCCGCGATAA
- a CDS encoding ABC transporter ATP-binding protein, producing MSQVDIQNISKSFGTLRVLDDINISIRDGEFLTLVGPSGCGKSTLVRIIAGLESQTSGMICVDGSRVNHLRPHERKVSMVFQSYALYPHMTVFDNIAVPLTVEKLSLFERIPLLKYLSPRRKRLMHGIAEQVESVAAQLKIEALLGRKPAQLSGGQRQRVALGRAMVRQPRAFLMDEPLSNLDAKLRVHMRTELTELHRRLRATFIYVTHDQTEAMTMSDRVAMMDGGKVQQLGTPSELYERPANLEVARFIGSPTINTMAATVGQGGRVEVQGRPLGIVVDLAQGQNVTLGIRPEALSLLTNERTSAYRSIIDARLRRMENLGAELLYHFDLTGTEANSFIVRAASSRDAIHEGDVVRLTFDPALCHIFGPDGRRVEKTPVILSGDEAGRPKHGSIV from the coding sequence TTGTCCCAGGTTGATATTCAGAATATAAGCAAATCGTTCGGCACTCTTCGGGTGTTGGATGACATCAATATTTCGATCCGTGACGGAGAGTTTCTGACGCTCGTCGGTCCTTCCGGCTGTGGTAAATCAACCTTGGTGCGCATTATTGCCGGTCTGGAAAGCCAAACCTCCGGCATGATTTGTGTGGATGGTTCGCGTGTGAACCATTTGCGCCCGCATGAGCGCAAAGTGTCCATGGTTTTTCAGAGTTATGCGCTCTATCCACATATGACGGTTTTCGACAATATCGCTGTACCGCTAACGGTTGAAAAACTGAGTCTCTTCGAGCGAATTCCACTCCTGAAATATCTGTCACCGCGGCGTAAAAGGCTGATGCACGGGATCGCCGAACAGGTGGAATCCGTCGCCGCGCAATTGAAAATAGAAGCTCTCCTTGGGCGAAAACCCGCTCAGCTTTCGGGAGGGCAACGCCAGCGCGTTGCCCTCGGCAGAGCAATGGTTCGCCAGCCGCGCGCCTTCCTTATGGACGAACCGCTGTCCAATTTGGACGCAAAACTGCGCGTCCATATGCGTACCGAACTGACGGAGCTGCATAGGCGCTTGCGGGCGACTTTCATTTATGTCACCCATGATCAGACCGAGGCCATGACCATGTCGGATCGTGTTGCCATGATGGATGGCGGCAAGGTCCAACAGCTTGGAACACCGTCTGAGCTTTACGAGCGGCCCGCCAATCTGGAAGTAGCCCGTTTTATTGGAAGCCCGACAATAAACACGATGGCTGCCACCGTCGGACAAGGTGGTCGCGTGGAAGTACAGGGTAGACCGCTCGGTATCGTCGTCGATTTGGCGCAGGGCCAGAACGTGACCCTCGGTATCAGGCCAGAGGCGCTCAGCTTGCTCACGAACGAGCGGACATCCGCATACCGGTCGATCATCGACGCGCGCTTACGCCGCATGGAGAATCTCGGGGCCGAACTCCTTTACCATTTCGATCTGACCGGCACTGAGGCGAACAGCTTTATCGTACGGGCGGCTTCTTCCCGTGACGCTATCCATGAAGGAGACGTCGTGCGGCTCACCTTCGATCCCGCTCTTTGTCATATTTTCGGCCCCGATGGGCGTCGGGTGGAAAAAACGCCTGTGATTTTATCGGGTGATGAGGCAGGGAGGCCGAAACATGGCTCCATCGTCTGA